The following DNA comes from Flavobacterium sp. N3904.
TAATTTTGGATAGAAATAAAGAAAAATCAATTCACAGCCAGTTTGTAAATGATTACAAAGGAATCAAGTCCCTTTGCAAATGGCTCAAGGAACAAGGTTCGACGTTTGAAAACACGCTTGTTTGTTTAGAACACACAGGAATGTACGGTAAGTTAATAATCAAATGTCTAATGATTGAAAAGTTCTCACTTTGGGTCGAAATGTCACTGAAAATTATTCGCAGCATTGGGGTTCAAAGAGGCAAAAACGACAAAGTTGATGCCCAAAGAATTGCTTTTTATGCCATGAAAAATGTGGAGGAAGCAGTTATTTTTAATGCTCCCAGAATGGAAATCAACAAAATGAGAAATCTTTTGTCCCTGCGGGAAAAATTAGTTGCAACAAAAGCTTCTTTGTTGCGAAATGTAAAAGAACTCAAAGCCTTTGATTTGGAAGTAGCCAGACTCTCTGAAAAACTACAGAAAAGCACCATCAAGGGAATTGATTTGGATCTAAAAAACATTGAAAAACAATTGGACAAAACAATAAGTGACGATGAAAATATTTCTAGAATTTTCACTCTTGTCACATCTGTTATTGGCATAGGAAAAGTAACGGCTTTGTTTTTGATTTGTTTTACAAACGAATTTACAATGTATACAACTCCTCGCCAACTGGCTTGTTATGCAGGTGTTGTACCTTTTGAACATACCTCGGGGAAAAGTATTCGCTCAAAACCAAAAGTCCATTATGTGGCTAACAAAAAATTAAAAAAACAGCTTCATATGTGTGCCTTGTCAGCAATTACCAGTGATCCAGAATTAAAAAATTATTTTAATCGAAAGGTGGAAGAAGGTAAAAACAAGATGCTTATCATAAACAATGTTAGGAACAAACTTGTACATAGAGTATGTGCATGCATAAGAGAAAACAAAATGTTTGAAAAAAGACAAGTAGCGTAAAAAAAACATTAAATAAAATTTCTTTTGAAAGGAAAGAGAAAAAAATGCTCTTCCCCTTCGCAAGACTTTTTTGTTTTTTCTAAACCAAAGTTATTAATTATTCGCAAAAAATAGATGGCTTTTTTTATGAATTTTTATTTGGTAATTTCATAGTAATCAGCGGGTTTGGGACTAAATTAAGCCCATTATTCGGATTTGCCAAATATTCCAAATACAAAACCAATTTCCTATTAAGCCAAATGCCCAAATTGCTTGTAGCGTGTGTTGGCAGTAGTTATTTTTCTTCTTTTTGGATTAAATTGTCAATCTCTATTTTCAATTTCGGTAAGTGATTGATTAAGATTGACCAAATATTCTCGTCAGAAACATTATCATAAGCATGAATCACATGATTTCTGAGTCCAATAATTGCTTTTGCGTTTGATATTTTATCAACAAAAGAATCATCTCGAGTAATTATTCGGTTGATTGCTTCGCCAATAATTTCAAGATTTCTTTCAACAGCTCTTTTACGCATTAAGTTACTTCGATATTTGAAAAAATCTTTCTCTTCATTATGGAAGAACTCGTTTATTTCATCAATGGACATTTTTATATCAAACAACCATTTAAGAATCCTTTCATCCATAAATTAGTTCTTTTGAATTGTCGATTGATTTAATTAAGATTGGATTTTTTAAAGTCTGTTCTTCAAGTAGGTCAACTTCTCGACCAAATAAAGACTCTAATTTTTCTTTGAAGTTTATGTAGTTGTCAAAATATTTTGAAAGTTCAATTTGCTTAAACTTAACTAATAAATCAACATCGCTTTTTTCGTTAAAGCTGGAATTCAGGGATGAACCAAATAGATACATTTTTTCCACATTGTATATTACACAAAGCTTTTTTAAGTTATCTATATTATTGTCAATAATTCCCATACTACAAATTTAAACAAAAATATCTTTTAAAATCGATTCGTCGAATAATTACTGCCAACTCATTTATTGGTCTGACAAAATCCGACTTATCTACCTTAAATCAGATAGCTTGGTTTGATAAGGATCAGGTTTTATTTATTTTCAAATATATAAAAATATCATTACAAATGTTAATGGTTTTCACTTTACAATAAATTCAAATTGAAAATAAGTTTTTCGGAATAGTTCTTTGAAAAACTAAATATCTCGCTTAGCCCCGATGGAAGCAAATATCCTTTTGGGCTGGGGTTCAGCCCAAAAGATATTGTGTACAGCGGGAGTGAACTTGATGAAAAACCAAATACATATGCTCCTAAAACAAAAAAAAACACCAGCCTTTCGACCGGTGTTGTTGATGAGCTTTGCCAAAGTTCAAAATTTCGGCAAAGGTCTTAGTAAGCTCTATTAGTATAACAACTCGGTTTGATTTCTAAAAACGAGTTCGCCGCTCGTGACGATTTCAAATTTATAATTGTTTGCTTATGCTAGTGTTCACGAGCGGGACGCTCGCGCTAGCTTTTTTTTCAATTTAGAATTAATTTTTTAGTTATTTCTTTATTGTCCTCAAAACTAAATTTGACAAAATAAATCCCTTTTGAATGATTAGAAAGATTTATTTTAAAATTGTTTTTCAAATCTGGATTAACTTGCGAGTATATTACTTTTCCTAAAATATCAATTACCATTATTCTTTTTACATTTTTAAATTCATTTAGAAGTGTAATTGTCACTTCATTTTGAGCTGGATTTGGATATAAAAGGATTCTTGAATCATTTATAATTTCCTCACTTGTATTCAAAATACCAGAATTAAATTGAAATTTATCTGAATATAGAAAAGTTCCGTTATTTATTGCTTTTAGTCTATAATAATAAATTTGATTAGGCAAAAGGTCATTTATGGTTGCTGTTGTGATATTTGTTCCATATCCATAAGCATAATTAGGTGTACCATTAAGTGTAGAACCATAATTTTCAGTGATTCCATACTCAAACTGTATATTTGTTATGTATCTTCCATACCCATTAATTAACCCTGTTAGATTTGCAGAAGCATTGTTGTTTTTTACAGCGCTTGATGTTAAAATTATTTCTCCGGAAGTATTAAATACTCCTTCTTTGCTATAAATAATATTAGTGCCATTTAAAGCTTTTAGCCTATAATAATAATTTGTATTGGGATCTAAGTTTTGAATTGTTGTAGTTACATAGCCAGATGAGTTGTATAGAATTGTATTTGGACTAGTAGCCACACTGTTTTCATAGTTTATAGAGCCATATTCAAAAACAATATTGTTAATATCTTTACTATATGCATAAATATAGGCACTTAGTGTAGCATTGTTTCCATTAATACTAGGATTGTATAAAGAAATGGAGTATTCTGATTTTGTTGTAAATGATTTGACAGAACTAAATATTTCTATTCCATTTTGTACTGCTTTCATTCTTACATAATATTTAGTTTCTGGTTTTAGATTTATTAAATTACTTACAACATTACTCGTTGCTTTTGGAGCAATTATCGTATTATTTGATAAAACACTAAACTTTGAAAAATCTTCATTCTCTCCGTATTGAAATTCTATATTTGAAATCTCATTTTTATTCGAAGTTATGCTTCCTGTTAGTTCTGCAGTATTTGAAGAATAATTATATACATCATTCATTGTTATTACATAGTCAGCAAGAGTCGTGAAACTCATTTCTTCACTTGTATATTCAATATTATTATAAGTTCCTTTAAGTCTGTAGTAATAGGTAGTATTTGGATTTAAATTATCTATAGTAGTCGAAAAATCTAATGAAGTATCAAAAGGTACTGAATTCGGATTTGTATTAATGTTATTTTCAAAAGCAAAATAAGTACTATATTCAAATTTTATGTTTTCTATTAAACCTTCATTTGACGCGACACTTCCTGTTAGAGTAGCACTATTATTCGAAGCGTTTAAAACTGGGTTTGCAATAATTGAAATTGGATCGAATGAAATAGTGCTTTTTAATATTTTACCGTTACTGCTTCCTACATATATATTTTTTTCTACAATAGAAATAGAATTGGAGGAAGATCCATAAGAATCTATTCTAGTTAGATTTTTCCAACTTATACCTCCATTTATTGTTTTGTATAATTGCCCATAATCATCAAAAATGTAGCCTACATTTTTGGAGTAAAATTTCACAAATGTAAAATAGCCATACGGAACCTTTAATTTCTCCCAAGTAACTCCTCCGTTTTTAGTTTTATACATTAAACTATTATCACCAACAAAATAACCATTGTTCTCATCTAAAAAATCAAAACGATTGATGTTTTCATCTACATCAACATTTATATTCCAAGTATTCCCTCCGTCTATTGTCTTGTACATCCTACCACCCGAATAGCCAATACGGTGAGCATAACCTACTAGAGAATTTATAAATTGTATCTGCCCAAATTTTTCATTCAACACTTGTTGCCATGTACCACCTCCATCAATAGTTTTTAATGTTTTTCTTGTATTAAAACCTCCCGAAATAAAACCATTATTTTCATCAAGAAACGAAATAGCAGTAATTCCTTCTTCTATAAGATTCCATCCGTTATTTAGAACAACCCAAGTAATCCCGCCATCTGTGGTTTTATATACTTGACCACCATAGGTACCAGCTGTTGTCCAATAACCTAAGTTTTCATTTATAAATTTAAAGACACCTGCAAAAACGGATTGACCAAGATTTAAGAAACCAATGTTGATCCAATTAGTTCCGCTATCAGTTGTTTTATAGAGTTGATTGCCAACCCTTGCATATCCAATGTTTTTATCAAGAAATTGTAATTGATTTATATCATTATAAGTCGGAGAGTT
Coding sequences within:
- a CDS encoding IS110 family transposase is translated as MSKFKHFLGIDVSKEYFDAVVILDRNKEKSIHSQFVNDYKGIKSLCKWLKEQGSTFENTLVCLEHTGMYGKLIIKCLMIEKFSLWVEMSLKIIRSIGVQRGKNDKVDAQRIAFYAMKNVEEAVIFNAPRMEINKMRNLLSLREKLVATKASLLRNVKELKAFDLEVARLSEKLQKSTIKGIDLDLKNIEKQLDKTISDDENISRIFTLVTSVIGIGKVTALFLICFTNEFTMYTTPRQLACYAGVVPFEHTSGKSIRSKPKVHYVANKKLKKQLHMCALSAITSDPELKNYFNRKVEEGKNKMLIINNVRNKLVHRVCACIRENKMFEKRQVA
- a CDS encoding DUF86 domain-containing protein; its protein translation is MDERILKWLFDIKMSIDEINEFFHNEEKDFFKYRSNLMRKRAVERNLEIIGEAINRIITRDDSFVDKISNAKAIIGLRNHVIHAYDNVSDENIWSILINHLPKLKIEIDNLIQKEEK
- a CDS encoding nucleotidyltransferase family protein, whose amino-acid sequence is MGIIDNNIDNLKKLCVIYNVEKMYLFGSSLNSSFNEKSDVDLLVKFKQIELSKYFDNYINFKEKLESLFGREVDLLEEQTLKNPILIKSIDNSKELIYG
- a CDS encoding YCF48-related protein, with the protein product MIQLLPKKRITLKFLLIAVLLSCISRMYSQNTWELLNPKPSYKTGKEIHFTTGTTGYIINENELLETTNSGISWQKKQDITSANDLKFNQNIGYIVGNNGYILKSIDSGVTWLQVTTGFNFDFNTVNIINENDIIISSPYALIKSTDGGITWISKNIPNVSVNKTFFLTAMIGHAACKEGTMLKTIDGGENWYITQSTNTFPSDLFTVYFINQNIGFYTKQHNDMFKTIDGGETWTKVNGVSDAIYAFSFVSENIGYATGEYGVIFKTIDGGNTWNWASPQNGRYYNYTIYGIHFLDNNIGYATGARGIILKTSDGGNSWNQNSPTYNDINQLQFLDKNIGYARVGNQLYKTTDSGTNWINIGFLNLGQSVFAGVFKFINENLGYWTTAGTYGGQVYKTTDGGITWVVLNNGWNLIEEGITAISFLDENNGFISGGFNTRKTLKTIDGGGTWQQVLNEKFGQIQFINSLVGYAHRIGYSGGRMYKTIDGGNTWNINVDVDENINRFDFLDENNGYFVGDNSLMYKTKNGGVTWEKLKVPYGYFTFVKFYSKNVGYIFDDYGQLYKTINGGISWKNLTRIDSYGSSSNSISIVEKNIYVGSSNGKILKSTISFDPISIIANPVLNASNNSATLTGSVASNEGLIENIKFEYSTYFAFENNINTNPNSVPFDTSLDFSTTIDNLNPNTTYYYRLKGTYNNIEYTSEEMSFTTLADYVITMNDVYNYSSNTAELTGSITSNKNEISNIEFQYGENEDFSKFSVLSNNTIIAPKATSNVVSNLINLKPETKYYVRMKAVQNGIEIFSSVKSFTTKSEYSISLYNPSINGNNATLSAYIYAYSKDINNIVFEYGSINYENSVATSPNTILYNSSGYVTTTIQNLDPNTNYYYRLKALNGTNIIYSKEGVFNTSGEIILTSSAVKNNNASANLTGLINGYGRYITNIQFEYGITENYGSTLNGTPNYAYGYGTNITTATINDLLPNQIYYYRLKAINNGTFLYSDKFQFNSGILNTSEEIINDSRILLYPNPAQNEVTITLLNEFKNVKRIMVIDILGKVIYSQVNPDLKNNFKINLSNHSKGIYFVKFSFEDNKEITKKLILN